cccccccaaacaTGATCAGCTTTGGAATGAAGTGGAAAAATGCAactcatttttgttttgttttttcattCACGAGTTGAGTTCTCATAGCTTAAGGGGGAATCGGACTTCTAATCTGAGAGTACATACACTGTCAATTTACAAGTTCCCCATCTACTTGCCCTTCCTGCGGGTAGTGACAGTTAAACAAAGTATGCCTACACTACACTGTACCCTCATAGTATTTCTAATTTTCCTCTTCTGGGGAACAGGGATCTTTCCGTTAATCAGCTCCATGGGCGACCGCCACTGTATCCCTTACCTCGGTCTCGAAAACCACCATGACCTGATTCATCAAATATTGAGATGACAACGTAGCACTCGGGATGGGCATGCCCTATCATTTTCTAATGGCCCCTTCATGAATCAAGTATTGAGATGTGCAAAAGCTATCAAAACAAACTCGAGCTTCATTGAAATCCACTGAGTTTTGATGTTTGCCATATTGTGTCAATGTATCTGCATTGTACAAAGAACTACAGTAAACTAACCTGATGGGGGAGGAGGTGCACCGCGTCCCATTGCTGCCAATTCAGGACTGACCTTCTGGCCAGCTTCCTCAAGTATGGCAATAAGTTCTTTCGCAAATCTTGCATTTGCAGCTGTGAAGAAAGTATAGGCTGTTCCTTTTGCCCCTGCCCTCCCTGTTCGACCAATGCGATGGACATAATCCTCGAGAGATCCCGGGAAGTCATAATTGATTACATACTTCACATCTTTCACATCTGCCAACAACCAAACCTAATAAGTAATCCAGATGCTGAGGCCAGTAGAATTGACAACTCCCTTTCCAAAAGGTGTTGAAAGTCAAAACGAACACCCCATTTGgcattctaaacatataaatgatTCTTTCCATCCTAAAGATAAGCTAATTTCTACAAACTACCATGCCACATTCTATATCGCAGAAGGAACCAAAACCACTTTTAATAGCCAGAAAAATTGCAATCAGGAGTGGCATGCTAAAATCTTAATGTCGGACACCAACATAGGTAGGAACCTAAGAAATCAGCGAGTCATCACCATGATCATTAATTAGTTAAGGAGACTAGCCCTGGATCGTGAAAGATATACATGTGAAGAAAAAATACTATGCAAACAAAACCAGGATAGAGCATATGCATACTGTACATGCATCAACGGTAAGCTACCTGAAtgtttaaccaaaaaaataacaGTAATGAACATGGATGGCTattcaataaaatataaataacataagaAAAAGCAAATTCAAATAGGCCTGCCATGTTAGACATCTTTAGAGAAAATGTTCTAAAAGGTAACAGCAGTAAAATGTCTAACAATGTGAAGTTACAAATAGAAGACACAGAAGAATACAGGAATAAGGAACACCAACAGAAAGCAGTTTCTGGTAAATTGGTTATATAACCAAAAAATGTGTGTGAAAACTGAAGAGAAAATGATGATAACAATAACCTGGACAAATCTCACAAAGAAGACACATTAGGCACAAATCCTGTTCCATTACAAGTAAAAAGGCAGTGTACTAGTCAGAAAGAACAACAAAGGCACAGAATAGAGAACAAAGGAATATCCATACCTAAACCACGAGCTGCAACATCTGTTGCAGTCATTATAGGGCTCTTGCCAGCTTTAAACTCTGAAAGGACCCAATCCCTTTCTGCTTGACTTTTATCTCCATGAATTGACAGAGTAGGCCAACCATCCATGCGAAGTTGCCTAGTGATTTGGTCACAACCCTTCTTGGTATCCATGAAAATCAAAATTCTGCTGCCATCCATGATATCCTCGAGCAGCTTCACCAATCTGGGACATCAAGACAGATATATAAAAGCATAAATCCCAATACTATATGTTAAATGGtaaaacaactaaaaaccaaaGAACAAAGTAAACTGTTTTCTACTTGTTATATTTCTGACTCTCTGAAACAATGTTAACATGTTGGCGAATTGCATGGTTAGCCTTTAAATCTGCAGATCCAATTACCACCTGCAAAAAGACCAAGGAAACAATAAATAAGTTAATAACAGAGCATAAGAGACAACAGAGAATAGCAAAGACCCCTAAAAGTACTTATACCATGTATCATATTACCACGTCTAGAaccattaattaaattatgaaagacCTGAAATTCATGAGTTATAAACTAACATAGATAAAGTGAATGAGATAATATGTGGAAATCAAATCTGCATTAAATAGAAGTCAAATTTCAAAACAGACACAGACAGAGAGAACATCTCACAGGAGAAGCCAATTagtaaataatacaaaaattatgAAGCATCTTACTTTGTATGGGTTGTAAAGAAACTGCCTTGCCAACTGTTCAACCTCCTTCGGCCAAGTCGCGCTCCAATACAAAGTTTGACGGTCAGGGCGGATCTGCCAAAAAGAAAATACATAACACATGAGTAACACTTAGAGTAAGGGAGGTTAATGTATTGAGTGAGACTGACAATTTGTTTCACTCATACAAAAATTATACGTGCTACACAAGCACATATTCTTAGCTAAATCCAGGGTGAAGTCAGAGACTAACACCATTTCCTGAAATTAACACTCATATTTTTCTTCTAGCGGATGCAAGGATGCACTGTATTGACCAAGgcaaaaaatttaaatctttcaTAAACACTGAAAGCATTAGCTTAGATTTTTGAAATTAACACTCATATTATCCTAAAAGTTAAAGTCTGACTTATCTCTTGGATTAAAACTAGCAAAAATCTTAATATCATTGTTATGATTTGCAATATTTGAGTAGCATAGAAAGGTTAATAAAGAAGAATACATAAGAGAGTCCAGAAAAGTAAACTATTATGTCCACGGTGAACTAAATGAGTTAAGAAACTGTAATAGTCAAGGGCATAGGAAGATAAAGACAACAAAATGAAAGAGAAAGGTGTGAAAATATACCTGAGAAACGATTTTCCTTATCTGAGGTTCAAACCCCATATCCAACATCCGATCTGCCTCATCCAACACTAAATATGTAACTCTTCGCAAATTTGTGTGATTTGACTCCAACATATCTATCAACCTCCCTGGTGTAGCAATAACAATCTCAACACCTAATCCAACAAACAATATTAACCCTTTCATTAGTAACAATTATAAGCAATTACAAAACAATAACTGATTGTTTGAACTACAAATAATAGTCTGGAAAGCATCTTGAACTGAAAATTCATGTATAAGAGAATACAAGCAAGTCAGGAACAAGAAAATACAACCACGGAATATTACCACATACCTTTCTGGAGATCACGGACTTGAGGTCCCTTTGGAACCCCTCCGTATATGCATGTATTCTTGATCCTTGATGATGCACCAAACTTAGCAGCCTCTTGTTGTATTTGAACTGCAAGCTCGCGTGTCGGAGCTAAGACTAGTACAATAGGACCATCTCCAGGAGCtgaaaatatatacaaaaagaCTAAGAGTTATTCCATTGCAATTATTAGAAACATGCAGAGTAATAAATCATGATTAGGAATTGAATTTTTACCTAAAATTGGCTGTGCATTGACATGGACAATTGAGGGCAATAAATAGGCAAGAGTCTTCCCTGACCCTGTTTCAGCAATACCAATGAGATCACGGCCCTTCAAAGCCATCGGCCAGCCTTGAGCTTGTATGGCTGTTGGTTCAACAAATCCAGCTTTTGTGATTTCTTGCAGTACATAGTCtggaataaaaaaaagaacacCAATTAACAAAGCAGAAAAATCAATGAAGATATTAGATACCTAAAATACTtctaaacaaaataattttaaaatactgaAGAAAAATTTTATATAGCTACAAAATACCCCCGAACACTTCACACGTAACAATTACTTAACATcaaaatgaaattcttttttttttcactacgCTAATATATGAACACACTCTTTACTGATCAAAAGATCGTGATATAACAGCAGAAAAATCATCAAATATATTATACATTTATGTCTGGAACAAAGGCTCAATTGTTTTTTgagaaaattattcaaaattcttCTAATTGCAACAATGTGAAAAATTATCAACTATCCATCAAGTGAACATCGGAATCCAGAGCAATGAGTAGATAAAAAGCCCTGCCATCTAATATACTCGAAAAGAAGTAAAGATCACACCCTTAGAACAAAAAGTCATAAAACAACTTGCCCTAAAGCTTCTGTTTCTTCAAACAAAAAAAGacccaaaaaataacaaaaagaaaaggaaaaatggaTACTTAAATGACAAAATAAGctgaattattaaaataaccaagAAAATTACCTGGAAACCCGATGTCACGAAAACTATTCACAGGCTTTGGAACATCACGACCTTCAACCGTAATTTCCCTTCGCCGCCGATAATCCTCAACCTCCGCATCAGACATTGCCGCCACTGATGGTGACTCAATATAAAAATTCTTCTCAAAAGGGGTCAACCCATCCAAATCCAACTTCCTAGGCGGTTCAGCACCATCATAATCCCTTCTGCTTGATGAGGACCACACTGAACCGTCATAAGCTGAAGCCCCACCAAACCCTGAGTCACTGTACCAAAATATAAGTTAAACgaacaaaaaaaaatccaagtaCTAAAATTAGACAGGAGAACCGAAACTCCATGGTACTACAAACTTGATAAGAGATGTAGCCAAAGGCCAAGTGTCCATTGTGTTAAAGTTAATGAATCGACACAATGTTGGAACTAAATTCAATCATTCTAGTGCAATGTGTAGCTAAAACACCATAAAATTCATTGAAATATAACATAGACAAATTCAACAAAACTTCATCAATTTCAGTTTTGAGCCAAGCTAAAATAGAGAAACGCAAACCCCGTATATATATAACagataaacctaaaaataatcatgAGCAAATCAGTTCCAATCCACTATTGTTTCAACAAAGAGGAGTACTgaaattaaagggaaaaaaaatacaacaaaacCCAGAATGATAAACCAATAAACATATAAagaatttgagaaataaaataaaattaattgggTAATGCAAATTTTTTTAGTAGTTACCTTCTACGATCGCGGTAAGAGGTGGGATCGCCGGAACGGCTATCGTATCGACTCATTTTCGGTGCTGTTATCGGAGAGATTataaacaattagtaaatattaATACAAACAAACAAGAATTAGTAATCGACTTCTGTCTCTCTGTTAAGAATTAATGGTTAAGGGTTTTAAAGTGTTAGGGTTTTTTATTCCACGGATTAGTtgggaggaagaagaagaagaatattagaaaaaaaatgccCTTCCCTCATAAACTTACCCGTAGAGTGATAAATAGGCCAGTAATCAACTGACACGTGGAATAATGGCCACCGCCTCTTACCCTCCTGCTTGCTGTAAGACGTTGTACTTTCgagctttttttttctatttatcattgttttccttttgtaatgtaaaaatcatcaacttCAAATGCGATCCaaaaaaatcatgcttataacggTTGAGGTGGGTCTAGAAGCCCAATAAATGAAAATTTCTGAACCCACCAATAAAGCATTCTCCAAATAATTCTAACAACAAATGGGCTATTTGATTATCCTACTAAGCCCAAAACTAAGCGGTTCTATTATCCTACTGCCTTTTAATTTATAACTCACTTCTCAGAGGGCCGAACCGTCGATATTTGGTCCCAACATTTTCGAATGGATTTCCgtttctgtgtttttttttttttttaaatatgaattagAGATGTTTTTATCCGTTTTACAGTGTGCTTTCAATTTGTATACAATTTAGGTTTTGTTtggttatattatttaaaaagaaaactgATGAAATTTAATATTGTTGGCAAAAGTGAAGCAATTAATCAACATTTTAAGAAATGAAAGCGAAACAAAATGACCGGTTCCCAATAATTTAGTCCAGCTAACGTTTTATTAATTAGCACAGTATAATAATATTCATACCATCAAACAAGCCTAGTAATTAATTGCCACAACAAACACTGATCACTACTTTTATTGTGCATCAAAGATGAAAGTCAAATCGCATGTTGGCATGAATATCTAAAGCTGGGGAGACAATAATTGAGCAATAAGAGATAAGGGCAAGCAATAAAAGGAAGTTTCTGGTTAGAAGCTGTTCTACGTTATTCCTCCAATTGGCAACCTCAAAAGGAAGCCTTTGCAGCAGATAAGTGAACATGCATTCATGCCAGTATATACAGAAAGATAAGTCAATTGGAGGAATGCAAATCTAATAGCTTTTTCCACAAACAAAAACCCTTTTTCTCTACCATGAAAATTTCCCCGCAAATACATGTAGGACCTCCTTTTACAATATTATATATCTGGACATAGGTCTCGTGAAGGTTCCTGTGCAATTTGTGGCAATCCAATCTTCAAGGGAGTCTTGACTACTACATTAAATTTTAAGTCAATTTAAGGTGGGTTTAGATAGGCGATTCAGTGCGGtgtggtgcgtttagcttactttttctctcacgctacagtatctaatttcaccgccaccgctatttttacactaaccgcggctaaacgcaccgcccatccaaactcatccTTAGAGTGTATCAAAGTATAACTTTATTGTAAAATATTCATTCTtgtcaaaataaattaatgtacaATGTCTAAAAGCTAATATAATGTTAGTACTAAATCATAAAGATACATCTTTAATCATGGTTATGGATGTAAATAAAGATTTATATATGACGTGGGAAATCATTAATATGTTTGTAAGAAAATAAAATGGGATGGGTGGGATCAAATAATTTGATTAGGGTCCCGTGTAGACAAGAGACGAAGCTTTCCCTATCTTTCAAATCGTTTAACGTGGGGTACCATTAAAAGATACCTACTAAAATGCTAAATTCACGTAGCCAGAAAAAGGgaaggaaaataaagagaaatggtGAATTGTGATGGCCGTACGAAGCAAAGCAAATATTTGAACATTACAATGGATAAGATGATTGAGTTGTCGTCCTCATCATCTTCCAAtcaaattgaagttttaaaaggAGAGTATACAACACCCTCAACTTGTCCTTCCAATTTAATTCCATTCTATTTCTATTAAACCTAATTTTAATATTACTAATTTCTAATCTCTCATgatttcaattatattaaaaataatttaaaaaataattattggaaGTTAACTTTCTCTTCAAAACAAATTCATAAAGTATTTTCATATGTGTCAATTTAATAACGAACAAATAAAAAAACGATTTTAAGAATATTTGCTTCACATAGTATAAACAACAtacaacataattaaaatatatataatatcatattatctcgataataaataaaataatcttcAATTTTTGTTTGGTGCTTTTATAGTTTGAATACGATTCaatattatctatatatatataattctaacTTATTAATGCTTACCATCTCTCTTTTTTTGGATGCCACATGATTAAATATGTCTAACTACATAATGTTATTTATAAAGCTAAACTTactttttaattggtatataactctaatgttaattaagtgataataaaGATGCTTGAAATTCTATTCAATTAATTACTCTGTTTCCATCAATAAAATTCGAACAAATTTTGTACCTCAAATGTTTTTTAACTATTAattgtattttatattataattataattatcatgattttttctctatattttatatttatcgcaacttttttaattgtataattatagtaaattttttattttaatttttatttaataattttaaatgaaatattgtaattatttttaaatattaatttaaatatatatttgttttttaaatctCATTTTATGATCAGCTCACGTCTCTCTCAAGATCATCGAAAAAGGTCCATTTGATTAATTGTATAGCGGAAGTGGGAGTGGACCCATTTGGTGAGGTTGTCCAAGGCGTAAAAGGGAAGAGTGTTGACCCCTCATTGTTGCCAAGGGGCACCTCGGGGCCTCAACCACTGAACCACCCATTGCCCAACTCTGTCCACCTTTTAAACTTCAGCACCGTAGGCTATTAATTAATGGATACATTGACCTGATGGAGGAGTTCGGTTTGGGCGGTAAAGTGCTTGGCTATGACATTGACCTAATGCACCACGTTAACAACCTACGGTTAACTCATTTTAACTTGCTCACTTCCTAATCAACATAAAGAATGAGAAATATTATACAACTATTACTTGATTTCCCTTAAACATTGTTTTATTTGTTAGTGAAAGAGAGAATTAAGTTTATTCAAGTTTAATTAATTCAAcggtttattaaaaaaaacaatttgtaTGACATTGAGAAAAAAGTAtgttcattttaaatatatttatttggaTAAGATGTAAtattatgagataatttattGAAAGCTTTGAGtgttattaatgattttgatgaATAGCATGCAAAACTATTAAATGATTCTATAATTGATAacagaagaaagaagaagagttGAAAGGTTAACTAACTGGCGTGATGATCAAAGATTATAAGTTGATTGTTTGATATTTTGTCTACCACTTTcctacattttctttttcaacacTAACCTATGGTAATCATgcctaatataaaatttttatgtgcTTGTATGAACTGACATTAGTCTAAGCAAAGTGAATGATAACTTAAAATATAAGTGAAGGAGATTAAGCATATATCTAAAACAACCAAATGTACCacaataatcaaatataaaattttgtcaATCATTTTATTTCCAATATGCTACAAATCAAACAATTCTTTATATTTTCATTGTCACACCTCATTCAGGTTAGACACATGACACTTTCAAAAGACACTAAGTGGATGCTTAAAGATGGTTCTTCACTTTTTGTTAGTTGGCTCGTCCTCAACTGCTCAACCTCCTAAACTAGCCATTCGTCATGAGATCACCCGCTAATAAAGAAACGTCCCCTCTTATCAAGCTACTTGCTTCAATAGTCAAGCCACCTTTTTTCAATGTGAACACTCCTCTAAGTGTAAACATTTTCTCCCGTGATCATTATGGTCCACTTATGCATAACAACTTCATAGTCCCTTGAAAGGAATAACAAAATGGGTTCCATTGCACACATTCTTCGCGTGCTTCATGATGATAACCACCATGCACATCATCACTACCAGACAAGAGAACTCACTCTATAAATACCCTCAAGAACGAAGGAAAAATAATATTCTTCCATATTAACAAACCTTGTGCTCTTACTCTCCGCATAAACTTCTCCTAGCCTTCATAGCAACCTTTTTTCCCGTCTTGTACTTCTTCAACTCTCCGCCTATTTAGGTGAACCGATCCGCTTTGCACCACCACATCTTGTTTCTTATCTCCTCCATTGTTGATATCCCTTGTCAACAatcatattaaaaattagaagCAATTTGACAATGATGGCTctaactttttttcttcttttgaaattgtgcattaaATGAatgtaattatttgatacataacttgtataatttttaaaatttatgagtaGATTGAAAATATAAcgaatattttattatacatttttgtatttTCAAATCATTTAAGGTGTAAGTTATGAAATGCTTCCCATCCTCAGCATTTGTGGAATCTACAAACTTGTGTGGGTATATATAGAgagaagtaaaataaataaaatttaaacgcTGCCATGTTGGCTAATAATAGCAAATGGAGTATCCCCGTAAAGAACAAAAATTGGCCTATTCGATGAAAtccattaaatatataaatatgaactTTTTAGACCCACACAGTCACTTTTTGACCCACATAAAGCGCATAAAGAAGCCTCTGTTTCAACGGATTGACAAGGACCCATTAAGTTCCAATGAATGATGTAGACCTCAATGGTTAGCTAAATCTGAGTATGTGGCAAACTCATCCATATTTCAGATAACTTTGAAATTCTTCTcctttttccccctttttttctttttctataaatTGGTATCAATAAAAGGTAGCCACAATTCCCATCTCTCTTCAAACATCAAGTTGTTTCGATGGATTGAGTTTTTCTGATGTGTCAATCTTGCCATCATCTTTAATAAGACATCAACATATTTATCGTTCGCTGacaatatattaattacaaacttttatctatttatattatttttttaatatcgtattttaaatattttttatatatttaaatatattaagaaaCGTAAAAGCATGAGATGGAGCATGACaaagtaattaaaaagaaaaaaaaacctaaaattatgAAACCGTTGTGGTCCAGATTGTTGTTATATATATGTACAGTCAAAAAACAAATCCAGCAATAGACACACGTCCTTGCCGGCATACAATAACTACGATGGAACGGCGGACATGCACATGCATTGTACATTCATTTATTCACGTCGTTAAGAGATGTGacaatttgaatattatataacaaTCAACCAATTAATTATTGAAGACTTGAATTTTCAACGACAGCTTATGCAAATAGTAGTCTGATTTGATGACAAAAACCAATTTTATTCCTATTCTCACCGCAATTGGCTTTGCTTTTGGATTCATTCATATTTTGTCAAACAGATAAGATATAAGTATGATATGTATCCTTATACCCGTTGCAACTggttatatgtaaatataataaTGACTGGTATTTAGCGTCCATGTTAAAGCTATCATCATTAAAGAAACTtctatgaaaaaaataataaataacaatgATTTTAGGATACActtcaaaaatgaaattaaatattttctataatttttttgcttattttttattttttacttaatttgttGATACAAAATACAATAATGGAGAAAGACAAAAAGGAGTAAGGAGAAGATTAATGTGATGTAATGGAAATCAGTTCACGTATAGAGACTAAGAGTCAAAATTAGGACGATATAACTGGTTTGATTGAGAGGACAAGTGCTCAAAGTAAGTTTAGGATGTTAAAAGCTCATCCCCTGTTCATAATTTTTCAAGGTATTTATAGGAAATGTCTCATTGTCCTATGGCATGATATTATGATATTATAACAATATGAATTAGTTAAGTCTAAATAAACTTCTTATTGTCTTGAAAGTGTGTTCACATTAGAATAGTTTTCATCTTTAAACCTAGATAATAGGCATGGGTGATGCATGCTCAATAAGTCATTGTAGAGTCAACTATATCGCTTGAACTTACCACGTGTCTTCATGATAGAATGATACAgcataattaaaaatacattatgaTTATTTAACCTTACTCGTGAAATTAAAAATTACCCTTATAttgtattaaataattacttcttctctttaaatgtttaaaatgaaaattataaatttccgTGTGATGTTTTAAATTACGAGTCTAGtatttttcaatgatttgaatTCGTTGATAACAGCTTCAATTTCTTTTAGATTGAAATCATAATAGTAATGAGCTGGCTATGTTGATATGCTCCGAAAAATTTGTTAGGGAGGGCAATTTGTTCGGCCTAGCCGATAAATCACAACAGCGAAGAAAAGCTTGATTCTCAAATTGCATCTGTGCATGGACCGGGTCGAATAATAATTCAAGATTTTTTTATcggtttaaaataaattaaaatcaaaattaattttaaaaattcataacattaTTTAACACtatattaaaagataaattatCTCAAAAACTTGTCTTAAGGAAAAAACTGCGTTGAATCATCTCGAAGCCCCCTCCTTATGAAATATTGCAATGACTTTATCACGATTTTTTGGGCTTTTACTATGACCGAATAGCTAGTTAGTAGAGACTTGTAAGAATCTTTCTTAGTTTAcatgatttttttagaaattttataaatagGGACGTGATAACTATATTGTAAGAtgtagtaaaaaataaaaatatataaatagatgTAACATTTATAACTTATTACACTTTTAATcgatttatgaattttataacaCTATATTAATAATTACTCATATTCAAAtacacatattttatatttattaatttttattattataaatagtaAATTGGATAAGGTCAAACCAATCGTAAGTACAAATTTCTATATTTAGATTCaaccttcttttttttaactacaGGAACATTGGGAAAAAAATATTCTACCAAACTATACATTAATGCTTCGTTTGGATTTTTGTGTATGTgacaaattcaatatttttttaaggtGAATATTTGAATATCACACTGCGATCTGCCCatgaaaatttcatatcaattattATAGTTGAGAAATGTATTATAAATTAAtgggtaaactactaaaatagtcacttttgtttggctcaggttacattttagtcacttatgtttgaaatgttacgttttagtcacttatgttatcacgttgtaacattttagtcactaagccgtTAGTTTTTGTTAACGGTGTAACAATAAACTGatgtggcatgttaaatcatcatttcaaacaaaaattctaggttaatttatacaatcggtccccatattttttcgtttggagcaatttaattt
The genomic region above belongs to Gossypium hirsutum isolate 1008001.06 chromosome D05, Gossypium_hirsutum_v2.1, whole genome shotgun sequence and contains:
- the LOC107906108 gene encoding DEAD-box ATP-dependent RNA helicase 20, encoding MINRKKKLESTTSYSKQEGKRRWPLFHVSVDYWPIYHSTAPKMSRYDSRSGDPTSYRDRRSDSGFGGASAYDGSVWSSSSRRDYDGAEPPRKLDLDGLTPFEKNFYIESPSVAAMSDAEVEDYRRRREITVEGRDVPKPVNSFRDIGFPDYVLQEITKAGFVEPTAIQAQGWPMALKGRDLIGIAETGSGKTLAYLLPSIVHVNAQPILAPGDGPIVLVLAPTRELAVQIQQEAAKFGASSRIKNTCIYGGVPKGPQVRDLQKGVEIVIATPGRLIDMLESNHTNLRRVTYLVLDEADRMLDMGFEPQIRKIVSQIRPDRQTLYWSATWPKEVEQLARQFLYNPYKVVIGSADLKANHAIRQHVNIVSESQKYNKLVKLLEDIMDGSRILIFMDTKKGCDQITRQLRMDGWPTLSIHGDKSQAERDWVLSEFKAGKSPIMTATDVAARGLDVKDVKYVINYDFPGSLEDYVHRIGRTGRAGAKGTAYTFFTAANARFAKELIAILEEAGQKVSPELAAMGRGAPPPPSGHGGFRDRGKGYSGGRPWS